The following is a genomic window from Dermatophilaceae bacterium Soc4.6.
CGTCGCGCAGCAGGTCGGGCGTGATCTGGCCGTGGCCACCCGCCTGCTCGGCGAGGTCGTCGATGGTCACCGTCATGGGCCGGTAGAGGCCCTTCATCGCGGTCCACAGCTGCTCGAGGTCCCAGTCGCCGGCATACCCGTCAGACGTGGCGGCAGCGACGTAGCCGTCGATGACGTCGTTAACGAAGTGACGGATCTGCTCCTCCATGTCCTGACCCTCGAGGACCTGGCGACGCTCTTCGTAGATGACCTGACGCTGCCGGTTGAGGACGTCGTCGTACTTCAGGACGTTCTTGCGGATCTCGTAGTTCTGTCCCTCGACCTGGCTCTGCGCGCTGGCGATCGAGCGGGAGACCATCTTCGACTCGATCGGGACGTCGTCCTCCATCTTGGCCGTGGTCATGAAGCGGTCGACCATCGCGGCGTTGAACAGCCGCATGAGGTCGTCCTGCAGCGAGAGGTAGAAGCGTGACTCCCCCGGGTCGCCCTGACGACCTGAGCGGCCGCGCAGCTGGTTGTCGATGCGCCGCGACTCGTGCCGCTCGGTGCCCAGCACGTAGAGCCCCCCGAGGTCCTTGACCTGGTCGTGCTCGGCCTGGACCGCCGCCTCCGCCTGCTCGAGGGCCTCGTCCCACGCGGCTTCGTACTCGTCCGGGGTGTCGACCGGGTCGAGGCCGCGGGCGCGCAGCTCGGCCACGGCACGGAACTCCGGGTTGCCGCCGAGCATGATGTCGGTGCCACGACCGGCCATGTTGGTGGCGACGGTGACCGCGGCCTGGCGGCCCGCGTCGGCGATGATGCTGGCCTCCTGCTCGTGGAACTTCGCGTTGAGCACGTTGTGGGCGATGCCGCGCTTGCGCAGCTCCTGCGAGAGCCGCTCGCTCTTCTCGACGCTGACCGTGCCGACGAGCACCGGCTGACCGACGTCGTGACGCTCGGCGATGTCGTCGACGACGGCGGAGAACTTGGCCTCCTCGGTGCGGTAGACGAGGTCGGCCTGGTCCATGCGCACCATGGGGCGGTTGGTCGTGATCGGGATGACCCCGAGGTTGTAGATCGAGTTCAGCTCGGCGGCCTCGGTCTGGGCGGTGCCGGTCATGCCCGAGAGGGTGGAGTACATCCGGAAGTAGTTCTGCAGGGTGATCGTCGCCAGGGTCTGGTTCTCGTTCTTGATCTCCACCCCCTCCTTGGCCTCGATGGCCTGGTGCATTCCCTCGTTGTAACGGCGCCCGGCCAGCATGCGGCCGGTGTGCTCGTCGACGATGAGGATCTCGCCGTTCATCACGACGTAGTCCTTGTCGAGCTTGAACAGCTCCTTGGCCTTGATCGCGCTGTTGAGGTAGCCGATGAGCGGGGTGTTGACCGACTCGTAGAGGTTCTCGATGCCGAGCATGTCCTCGACCTTCTCGATGCCCGACTCGAGCACCCCGACGGTCTTCTTCTTCTCGTCGACCTCGTAGTCGCCCTCGCCCGACTCCAGCTCGCCGCGGGTCAGCCGCTTGGCCAGCCGCGCGAACTCGACGTACCACTTGGTCGCGGCCTCGGCCGGGCCGGAGATGATCAGCGGGGTGCGCGCCTCGTCGATGAGGATGGAGTCGACCTCGTCGACGATCGCGAAGTTGTGCCCGCGCTGCACCAGCTCGTCGGGAGACCAGGCCATGTTGTCGCGCAGGTAGTCGAAGCCGAACTCGTTGTTGGTGCCGTAGGTGATGTCCTTGGCGTACTCGGCCCGCCGCTGCTCCGGCGTCATCGACGACAGGATGCAGCCGGTCTCGAGCCCCAGGGCGCGGTGCACGCGACCCATCAGCTCGGACTGGTACTCCGCGAGGTAGTCGTTGACGGTTACGACGTGCACCCCCTTGCCCGAGAGGGCGTTGAGGTAGCTCGGCAGTGTCGCGACGAGGGTCTTGCCCTCACCGGTCTTCATCTCGGCGACGTTGCCCTGGTGCAGCGCCGCGCCGCCCATGATCTGCACGTCGAAGTGGCGCTTGCCGATGGTGCGGCGCGCCGCCTCCCGCACCGCGGCGAAGGCCTCCGGCAGCAGGTCGTCGAGCGTCTCGCCCTCCGCGAGCCGCTTCTTGAAGACGTCGGTCTCTGCGCGCAGGTCGTCGTCGCTCAGCTTCTCGAAGTCCTCCTCGAGAGCGGCCACCTGGGCCGCGACCGCCTCGAGCTTCTTGATCGCCCGCCCCTCACCGGCACGCAGGAGCTTCTCAAAGACCTTGACCACGTGAAAACTCCTGCTCGTGACGTGCGCTGGGTGAGGTGACGACCGGGCTCTAGGCTAGTCGGTGGCGTCGCACCCGCCCAACGGATGGCCTCCCGGCGCTCGTTCCCTCTCGGGGCCGATGCACTTGCCGTGGCCTGGCGGGGTTGGTTGGGTGGGGTGATGAGTGGCAGCCGGCAGGCACAGGTCCCCGTGCTCAAGGACGGCACGGTGATCCTGCGTGAGCTGCGCGACGACGACCTCGGGGCAGTGGTCGAGCAGAGCCGCGACGAGTTCGTCCAGCGGTGGTCCCTGACCATCCCGCCCGACTACACCCTGCGAGACGCCCAGGACTTCCTCGCGCTGGCGCGAGCAGGGTGGGCCAGCGACGAGCGGTGGCAGTGGGCGGTCGAGGTGGACGGCGGCTTCGCCGGCCTGGTCGACCTCAGCCACCGCGGCGAGGGGGTGCGCGAGATCGGCTTCGCGGCCCATCCCGGCCTGCGCGGACGAGGTCACCTCACCCGGGCGACCCGGCTGGTCGTCGCCCACGCGTTCGCGGCAGGCTGCCCCCTCGTGCTCTGGCACGCGGCCGCCGGCAACGTCGCCTCGCGCCGGGTCGCGTGGCGCTCGGGCTTCGCGATCGCCCCCGGTGAGACCCGTGTCCTGCGCCGGGGGGTCCTGCGCGACAGCTGGGCCGGCACGCTCGCCCCCGGCGACCCGCTCGAGCCCACGACCTTTTGGCTGCGCCCCCCGTCGCTGACGGGCGACCCGGGGCGCACCCCGGTGAGCCTGCGGGCCTGGGGAGAGGACGACGCCGAGTCGGTGCCGGTCGGCTGGGGCCCCACTCCCCCGTCGTATGCCGCGTGGCACGCGGGACGGCTCGCCCTCGAGGCCGTCGGCGAGCTGCTGTCGTGGGCGGTCACGACCCCGACGGCGTCCGACGCCGTGGTGGGGTCGGTGCAGCTGGTGGCGAACGGCGACTGGGCGGCCGGCGGCTCCGCGACCCTCGACGGCTGGCTGTCCCCCGACCAGCGCGGACGCGGCGTCGCCCGGACCGCCCTCGAGGCCGTCCTCACCCATGCCCTGTCGGCGCCGGCGGCTGGCGGCCTCGGTCTGGCCCGGGTCGAGGCGCGGGTCGGCGCCGACGACCGGCTGGCGCTGCGGCTCCTGCGGCGGGCTGGCTTCCGGGGCGTCGGACCGACCGGGCCCGCTGACTCGGCGGGGCTGCTGCTGGAGGTGACCGCTGACGACGACCGTGGGCAGCAGGCCGTCGAGCCGCTCGAGGTGCCCGTCATCGAGGCGACGCGCCTGCTGCTGCGCCCCTACCGCGACGACGACGCGCCGGGACCGGACGACGGCCCCGACGAGACCAGCCGACGGTTCCTGCCGGCGGCGGCCCACCCCGACACCGCGGCCTACCCAGCCTGGCTGGCGAGGCAGCGGCGCGGTCAGGACGCCGGCGAGAGCCTGGCCTGGTGCGTCGCCGACCGCACGAGTGACCGCGCCCTGGGCTACCTCACCCTCTTTCGGCTGGCGCCGCTCCCCGGCCGCTTCGACGCCGAGGTCGGCTACTGGCTCGTGCCGGGTGCGCGAGGCAACGGCTACGTGGCCGAGGCCCTGGCGGCGGTGCTCGAACACGCCTTCGCCCCGGTACCGGACGGCGGGCTCGGCCTGACCCGCCTGCACGCCGGGACGGACGCCGACAACCTCGCCTCGCAGGCGACCCTCGAGCGCGTGGGCTTCCGCCGCTGGGGCGAGGACCGGCAGGCCTGGCGCCGCACCGACGGCACGCTCAGCGACGGGGCCTACTTCGAGCTGCTCGCCTCTGACGGGCGCGTCGACCGCCGGGCCGCGTCGACCTCCGACCAGGGAGCGAGGTCAGGCGACGGGGAGGACGGCGGCGGAGGTGTCTCCGGACCCGACGCCGGGCCACCTCGCTAGCGCCACCGGCCGGATCCCCTTCCGGTGCGTCCTCGGTGCCAGGTACCCGCAGCTGCCCGGTCGTGACCATGGGCTCGTGGAGTCCACGAGCGTCACCCACAAGGTGCTGGCGATGCTCTCGGCCTTCGACGTCGACCACAGCGTGCTCAGCCTCATCGAGCGTGCCCGCCGTTCGGGGTCAGCGTCCCCACCCGCCGTCGTGGTGGATCTTCCCGTCGAAGGCCTGGGGGTCGATGAGGGTCATGGCTGCCTCGGTCTCTCGTTCACGTCGTCGTGACCTGACCACCAGGGTTGGACGCAACTCTCCGGGTCGGCCCTCCCGGGGACAACGGTTCTTTCAATGGGCGAAAGGCGGCCGTCAGTATCCGTGAGCTAGGGCCCCGGCGGTCGTGGCCGGTGGGCACGACGTCGTCGGGCGTCCCGCAGGCCCGCCCTCATGTGACCCAGGCGCTCGCCACGACGCTGCGGGTCGAGCAGCATCGTGAGCGTCAGGTGCCGGGCGAGGCCCACGAGCTGACCGGCCGCCCACACCGGGTGACGGCGCCCGTGGCGCCCGGTGAGCAGCAGCCGGTTGCGCACGAGGTAGTAGGAGCGGAAGGGCGCCGACACGGCCACCTCGAGGGCGTGACCCCGCCAGCGCAGACGGCGGCCGGCGACGACGAGGGGCTCGGCCGCTCCCAACCGGTGGGCCACCCGCAGCCCCGGCGCGACGACGACCTGACGACGGCTGTCGAGCACCTTCAGCCACAGGTCGCTGTCGACGCCGTCGATGAACAGGTCGGGGTCGACGCCCCCGACCTCGTCCCAGACCTCGAGGGGCACGAGCAGCCCCGACTGCACGGGCTCGCGGCCGAGCAGCACCCCGCCGCGCTGGCGCGCCGCCCGGCTCGGCAGCCCCTGCACCTCCTGCGGCCCGACCAGGCCCACCCGCACCCCCGTTCGCTGCGCGAGCGCGCGCGCGTCGAGCAGCCGGGTGAGGTGGTCGGGGACCAGCCGCGAGTCCTGGTCGACGGTCAGCACCGCGCCCACCTCGGGCCACCGTGCGCGGCCGGCCGCGACCCCGGTCGTCAGGGCGGCCGCGATCCCCGCGTTGCCCTCGTGGCGCAGGACCAGCGCGCCGAGACCTCGCACGCCGTCGAGAGCGGAGTCCCCCGCACCACCCGTGTCGTCGACCACGACCACCCGACCCCCGGTCTGGGTCATCAGGTCGGCCACCAGCGCGGGCAGGTCAGGCCCCGGGTGGAAGGCGGGCACGACCGCCACGACGGCGTCGGAGGTCACGCCGGCACCGCGTGCCGGTGGCCGCCGGTCAGTCCCAGCCACTGCGCCAGCAGTGCCAGCTCGGCCTCGAGGGCCGTGTGGTCGGCCGGCGTGCTGCCGGGCTCCCAGGAGACCTGGGGCACCCGGAGCACGCCGGCGGCCCGATCGGCCTTGAGGTCGCAGCGGGCCACGAGATGCTCGCCGTGCAGGAAGGGCAGCACGTAGTAGCCGTGCTCGCGCTGCGCGGCCGGGGTGTAGATCCCGATCCGGTAGCGGAAGCCGAAGAGCTCCTCGACGCGGTCGCGCTGCCAGACGAAGGAGTCGAAGGGGCTCAGCAGCGCCCGCGCCGCCACCCTGCGCGGCACCCTCGCGCCGGTGTGCAGCCACGCCTGACGCCGCCAGCCCACCACCTCCACGGGCTCCAGCTCCCCGTCGGCGACGAGCCGGGCGATGGCCGGGCGCACCTGGACCGCCTTGAGGCGGAAGTAGTCGCGCAGGCACAGCTCGCTCGCGACCCCGTGGGCACGGGCGGCGATGCGCACCATCTCGACGGCCGCGGCGTCGTGGTCCGGACGCAGCGTCGGGTCGAGCCAGGCCGCCCGCACGGCGGGAGGGGCGACTGCCGCGAGCGCGGCATACCGCCGCTCGAAAGAGGTCGTGCGACCGGCCGAGGAGATCTCCCCGGCCCAGAAGAGGTGCTCGAGGGCCATCTTGACCAGCGACCAGTTCCACCCCCAGTGGCCGGTCTGGCGTGGTTGCTCGGGGGCCAGGGCCGCCTCGAGCTCGCGCGAGGTCATCGGCCCGGCCGCCTCGACCTCGGCCCGAACCGCCGAGACGAGACCGGGGTGCTCGCGCGCGACCCGGCGCATGCCACCCCAGGCCTCGTCGTGGGCCCGCTCCATCCGGAAGGTCAGGAGCGGCCAGGTGGCCGGAGGCACGAGGCTGGCCTCGTGGGCCCAGTACTCCACGAGCCGGCGCGGCGCGCGGTCACGGGCCCGGTCGAGCAGGGCCGGGTCGTAGGGACCGAGCCGCGAGAAGAACGGGAGGTACTGGCTGCGGGTGAGCACGTTGACGCTGTCGATCTGGATGATGCCGACCGTGTCCACCACCCGCTGAAGGTCACGGCTGCCGACGCTGCCCGAGGCGGGTCGCGGCCGGGCGAGCCCCTGGGCCGTGATGGCGACCCGTCGGGCCTGCGCGAGGGTCAGTCGACGCCGCGTGACCACGGGCCCGCGCTCCTGTGGCCTCAGTGCTGGCGCGGGTCGATGATGTTCTGGCGCACGGCATACATCGCAGCCTCCATGCGGGTGTGCAGCTGGAGCTTCTCGAGGATGTTGCGCACGTGGTTCTTCACGGTGTTCTCCGAGATGAACAGTGCCGTGCCGATCTCGCGGTTGGCCATGCCTCGGGCCACCAGCCGCAGCACCTCGACCTCGCGCACCGTGAGCTTGGGGGCGTGCGGGTTGGGCGCCTCGGCGTCCTTGCGGCTGATCTGGGCGAACTCGGCGAGCAGCTTGGAGGCCATGGACGGCGAGATGAGCGACTGCCCGCTCTGCACCGCGCGGATGCCGGCGGCGATCTCCTCGCCCGGCACGTCCTTGAGCAGGTAGCCGTTGGCGCCGGCCCGCACCGCCTCGAAGAGGTCGGTCTCCTCGTCG
Proteins encoded in this region:
- a CDS encoding glycosyltransferase, which translates into the protein MTSDAVVAVVPAFHPGPDLPALVADLMTQTGGRVVVVDDTGGAGDSALDGVRGLGALVLRHEGNAGIAAALTTGVAAGRARWPEVGAVLTVDQDSRLVPDHLTRLLDARALAQRTGVRVGLVGPQEVQGLPSRAARQRGGVLLGREPVQSGLLVPLEVWDEVGGVDPDLFIDGVDSDLWLKVLDSRRQVVVAPGLRVAHRLGAAEPLVVAGRRLRWRGHALEVAVSAPFRSYYLVRNRLLLTGRHGRRHPVWAAGQLVGLARHLTLTMLLDPQRRGERLGHMRAGLRDARRRRAHRPRPPGP
- a CDS encoding response regulator transcription factor, with protein sequence MHPVTSPGTGTSGANGEPSAQREGIRVLVADDHVLFRRGLEMVLQQEGDIEVVGEASDGAEAVARAEELLPDVILMDVRMPKITGIEACLSIKELVPSSKILMLTISDEETDLFEAVRAGANGYLLKDVPGEEIAAGIRAVQSGQSLISPSMASKLLAEFAQISRKDAEAPNPHAPKLTVREVEVLRLVARGMANREIGTALFISENTVKNHVRNILEKLQLHTRMEAAMYAVRQNIIDPRQH
- a CDS encoding GNAT family N-acetyltransferase, which gives rise to MSGSRQAQVPVLKDGTVILRELRDDDLGAVVEQSRDEFVQRWSLTIPPDYTLRDAQDFLALARAGWASDERWQWAVEVDGGFAGLVDLSHRGEGVREIGFAAHPGLRGRGHLTRATRLVVAHAFAAGCPLVLWHAAAGNVASRRVAWRSGFAIAPGETRVLRRGVLRDSWAGTLAPGDPLEPTTFWLRPPSLTGDPGRTPVSLRAWGEDDAESVPVGWGPTPPSYAAWHAGRLALEAVGELLSWAVTTPTASDAVVGSVQLVANGDWAAGGSATLDGWLSPDQRGRGVARTALEAVLTHALSAPAAGGLGLARVEARVGADDRLALRLLRRAGFRGVGPTGPADSAGLLLEVTADDDRGQQAVEPLEVPVIEATRLLLRPYRDDDAPGPDDGPDETSRRFLPAAAHPDTAAYPAWLARQRRGQDAGESLAWCVADRTSDRALGYLTLFRLAPLPGRFDAEVGYWLVPGARGNGYVAEALAAVLEHAFAPVPDGGLGLTRLHAGTDADNLASQATLERVGFRRWGEDRQAWRRTDGTLSDGAYFELLASDGRVDRRAASTSDQGARSGDGEDGGGGVSGPDAGPPR
- the secA gene encoding preprotein translocase subunit SecA, with product MVKVFEKLLRAGEGRAIKKLEAVAAQVAALEEDFEKLSDDDLRAETDVFKKRLAEGETLDDLLPEAFAAVREAARRTIGKRHFDVQIMGGAALHQGNVAEMKTGEGKTLVATLPSYLNALSGKGVHVVTVNDYLAEYQSELMGRVHRALGLETGCILSSMTPEQRRAEYAKDITYGTNNEFGFDYLRDNMAWSPDELVQRGHNFAIVDEVDSILIDEARTPLIISGPAEAATKWYVEFARLAKRLTRGELESGEGDYEVDEKKKTVGVLESGIEKVEDMLGIENLYESVNTPLIGYLNSAIKAKELFKLDKDYVVMNGEILIVDEHTGRMLAGRRYNEGMHQAIEAKEGVEIKNENQTLATITLQNYFRMYSTLSGMTGTAQTEAAELNSIYNLGVIPITTNRPMVRMDQADLVYRTEEAKFSAVVDDIAERHDVGQPVLVGTVSVEKSERLSQELRKRGIAHNVLNAKFHEQEASIIADAGRQAAVTVATNMAGRGTDIMLGGNPEFRAVAELRARGLDPVDTPDEYEAAWDEALEQAEAAVQAEHDQVKDLGGLYVLGTERHESRRIDNQLRGRSGRQGDPGESRFYLSLQDDLMRLFNAAMVDRFMTTAKMEDDVPIESKMVSRSIASAQSQVEGQNYEIRKNVLKYDDVLNRQRQVIYEERRQVLEGQDMEEQIRHFVNDVIDGYVAAATSDGYAGDWDLEQLWTAMKGLYRPMTVTIDDLAEQAGGHGQITPDLLRDELKSDAHRAYDLREETLGTEVMREVERRVVMSVLDRRWREHLYEMDYLQEGIGLRAMAQRDPLVEYQREGFLLFEAMMEGIKEESVGYLFSVEVDVAPPADAPLVGGAPMAVGDLMGTLAAGAAGAAGADDSESDLGAGEGPQDAAVGGAADESHEARPVITAKGLQGGPTARRLTYSAPSDDGGVEERVVDDSPQVSEPANRVERRTSKKGRRRGK
- a CDS encoding crosslink repair DNA glycosylase YcaQ family protein, producing the protein MVTRRRLTLAQARRVAITAQGLARPRPASGSVGSRDLQRVVDTVGIIQIDSVNVLTRSQYLPFFSRLGPYDPALLDRARDRAPRRLVEYWAHEASLVPPATWPLLTFRMERAHDEAWGGMRRVAREHPGLVSAVRAEVEAAGPMTSRELEAALAPEQPRQTGHWGWNWSLVKMALEHLFWAGEISSAGRTTSFERRYAALAAVAPPAVRAAWLDPTLRPDHDAAAVEMVRIAARAHGVASELCLRDYFRLKAVQVRPAIARLVADGELEPVEVVGWRRQAWLHTGARVPRRVAARALLSPFDSFVWQRDRVEELFGFRYRIGIYTPAAQREHGYYVLPFLHGEHLVARCDLKADRAAGVLRVPQVSWEPGSTPADHTALEAELALLAQWLGLTGGHRHAVPA